The Sinomicrobium kalidii genome contains a region encoding:
- a CDS encoding MBL fold metallo-hydrolase, protein MKKPITALSFVLLTCLSVFLGYSQVTPDTEISGEGNNIVIHPVHHGTLAMEWKNISIYVDPYGGAGRFSKLKTPDIIFITDIHGDHLDPDTLSELDTDNATFVVPGAVADQLPESYKNKMIVLKNGDEKTISGIPVRAIPMYNLPESEDAKHVKGRGNGYIITLDDKNIYISGDTEDIPEMRALEAIDIAFICMNLPYTMSVEQAADAVLEFKPKVVYPYHYRGRPDISDTKQFKKLVNAGDRSIEVRLRDWYN, encoded by the coding sequence ATGAAAAAACCGATCACTGCTTTAAGTTTTGTTTTGCTGACCTGCCTGTCGGTCTTTTTAGGATACTCACAGGTAACCCCCGATACCGAGATTTCCGGCGAAGGAAACAACATTGTCATTCACCCCGTACATCACGGGACCCTGGCCATGGAGTGGAAAAATATATCCATCTACGTGGACCCTTACGGCGGGGCCGGGAGGTTTTCAAAACTAAAAACCCCAGATATCATTTTTATTACCGATATCCACGGCGACCATCTGGACCCTGATACCCTCTCGGAACTGGATACGGATAACGCCACCTTTGTGGTCCCCGGAGCGGTTGCCGATCAACTTCCGGAAAGTTATAAAAACAAAATGATCGTTCTTAAAAACGGGGATGAAAAAACCATATCCGGAATACCGGTCAGGGCAATCCCCATGTATAACCTCCCCGAAAGTGAAGATGCCAAACACGTTAAAGGAAGGGGAAACGGTTATATCATTACGCTGGATGACAAGAATATCTATATCAGCGGTGACACCGAAGACATTCCTGAAATGCGTGCTCTTGAAGCGATTGACATTGCTTTTATATGCATGAACCTGCCCTATACCATGTCGGTAGAACAGGCTGCCGATGCTGTCCTGGAATTTAAACCGAAAGTCGTATATCCCTATCACTACCGTGGCAGACCGGACATAAGTGACACAAAACAATTTAAAAAACTGGTCAATGCCGGGGACCGCTCTATCGAAGTACGGCTGAGAGACTGGTATAACTAA
- a CDS encoding formimidoylglutamase: MQNFLYTYTRSEIDRLIAHRKGEVKFGQRIRLLNEEQDLEEQFRETKAKYVLFGVPEDIGVMGNLGRKGTRYAWDAALKQLLNTQNHKGNKAKRVLLLGYLDFRKEMEELGSLDPSKDTFTAKARELTAKIDTEVTDLVRKVVQAGKKPIVVGGGHNNCYGILKGCALAVGKPLNCINVDAHTDFRNLEGRHSGNGFSYAFREGFLKRYFIFGLHENYTSKSVFKKMDELKDQVRYTTFEELLLPAENGFDYQTEQAFGFIKQDKYGIEIDCDAIQHVPSSAMSPSGFSATQVRRLIHHWKNHKNVQYLHICEAAPDPENDSQCRAIGKLISYFITDFIRK, translated from the coding sequence ATGCAAAATTTCTTGTATACGTACACCCGCAGTGAGATAGACAGGCTCATTGCACATAGAAAGGGAGAGGTAAAATTCGGTCAGCGGATAAGGTTGCTGAACGAAGAACAGGACCTGGAAGAACAATTCAGGGAAACGAAAGCAAAATATGTCCTCTTCGGTGTCCCGGAAGATATCGGGGTCATGGGCAATCTCGGCAGAAAAGGAACGCGATATGCATGGGATGCCGCGCTGAAACAATTACTGAACACCCAGAACCACAAGGGCAACAAGGCCAAACGGGTGCTGTTGCTGGGGTATCTGGATTTCCGTAAAGAAATGGAGGAACTGGGATCACTGGACCCTTCAAAAGACACATTTACCGCAAAAGCCCGTGAACTTACGGCGAAAATAGATACCGAGGTCACCGACCTGGTACGGAAAGTAGTACAGGCAGGGAAAAAACCTATTGTTGTGGGTGGCGGCCACAATAACTGCTATGGTATCCTCAAAGGCTGTGCCCTGGCTGTCGGAAAACCGCTGAACTGTATTAATGTCGATGCCCACACCGATTTTCGAAACCTGGAAGGACGGCATAGCGGAAACGGATTTTCCTATGCGTTCCGTGAAGGTTTTTTAAAACGTTATTTTATCTTCGGACTGCATGAAAACTATACTTCCAAGTCGGTTTTTAAAAAAATGGATGAACTGAAAGACCAGGTTCGGTATACTACCTTTGAAGAATTGCTGCTCCCGGCCGAAAACGGTTTTGATTACCAGACGGAACAAGCCTTTGGTTTTATAAAACAGGACAAGTACGGAATAGAGATAGACTGCGATGCCATACAGCATGTTCCCAGCAGTGCCATGAGTCCTTCGGGTTTTAGTGCGACACAGGTACGTCGGCTTATCCATCACTGGAAAAACCACAAAAATGTGCAGTACCTCCATATTTGTGAAGCCGCTCCCGATCCGGAAAATGACAGCCAATGCCGGGCTATAGGCAAGCTCATTTCTTATTTTATCACCGACTTTATACGTAAGTAG
- the hutI gene encoding imidazolonepropionase, with protein MKVLIRNIKQLLQVRDNPVRKVSGKEMKTLPVLENAFLFIDGDHIADYGKMEDLPNHESDEIIDASGRVVMPAWCDSHTHIVYAGNREQEFVDRINGLTYEEIANRGGGILNSAKKLQDTPEEELYKQSAKRLEEVMTLGTGAIEIKSGYGLTPDAELKMLRVAKKLKANYGIPVKATFLGAHAIPATYRNDRKGYIDLIINEMIPAVAREGLAEYVDAFCEKGYFTTEETERVLEAGKAFGLIPKIHVNQFHAIGGVQVGVKHNALSVDHLEVMREEDIKVLKGTETMPVALPSCSYFLSIPYTPARQIIDAGLPLALATDYNPGSTPSGNMNFVVATACIKMRMTPEEAINAATINGAYAMGLSDTCGSISRGKKANLIITGEIPGYAYLPYAFGSNHIERVILNGKLI; from the coding sequence TTGAAAGTATTAATCAGGAATATCAAACAACTCCTGCAGGTCAGGGACAATCCTGTTCGGAAAGTATCGGGAAAGGAAATGAAAACCCTGCCTGTCCTGGAAAACGCCTTTCTTTTTATTGACGGCGACCATATAGCGGATTACGGAAAAATGGAAGACCTTCCGAATCATGAATCGGACGAAATTATAGACGCTTCGGGCAGGGTGGTTATGCCGGCGTGGTGTGACAGCCATACCCATATCGTATATGCGGGAAACCGGGAACAGGAATTCGTAGACCGGATAAACGGGCTCACCTATGAAGAGATCGCCAACCGCGGCGGCGGTATCCTGAATTCGGCAAAAAAACTGCAGGACACCCCGGAAGAAGAACTCTACAAACAATCTGCAAAACGCCTGGAAGAAGTCATGACCCTGGGCACAGGGGCTATAGAAATAAAAAGCGGATACGGGCTTACCCCGGACGCCGAACTGAAAATGCTGCGTGTGGCAAAAAAGCTGAAGGCGAACTACGGTATCCCCGTAAAGGCTACCTTTTTGGGAGCCCATGCCATTCCCGCAACATACAGGAACGACCGGAAAGGATACATAGACCTTATCATCAACGAAATGATCCCTGCTGTTGCCCGGGAAGGCCTGGCCGAATATGTAGATGCATTTTGTGAAAAAGGGTATTTTACCACCGAAGAAACCGAACGTGTCCTGGAAGCCGGAAAAGCCTTCGGACTCATCCCCAAAATACATGTCAACCAGTTCCATGCGATAGGAGGCGTACAGGTAGGTGTAAAACACAACGCCCTTTCCGTAGACCATCTTGAAGTGATGCGTGAAGAAGATATCAAGGTGCTGAAGGGAACAGAAACGATGCCCGTGGCACTCCCCTCCTGCTCCTACTTTCTGAGTATCCCCTACACACCCGCACGGCAGATCATTGATGCCGGCCTGCCCCTGGCACTCGCCACCGACTATAACCCGGGATCGACCCCCAGCGGAAACATGAACTTTGTAGTGGCCACAGCCTGTATAAAAATGAGGATGACCCCCGAGGAAGCCATCAATGCAGCTACCATCAACGGGGCTTATGCCATGGGCCTGTCAGACACCTGTGGAAGTATTTCCAGGGGTAAAAAGGCAAATCTTATTATCACCGGGGAAATACCGGGCTATGCCTACCTGCCCTATGCCTTCGGCAGCAATCATATAGAACGGGTTATCCTGAACGGGAAACTGATCTGA
- the fumC gene encoding class II fumarate hydratase: MEYRIEKDTMGEVRVPADKLWGAQTERSRNNFKIGPSASMPLEIIYGFAYLKKAAAYTNCELGVLPEEKRDLIARACDEILEGKHDEQFPLVIWQTGSGTQSNMNTNEVIANRAHQLAGKTIGEGEKTLQPNDDVNKSQSSNDTFPTGMHIAIYKKIVEVTIPGVTRLRDTLKKKSEALKDVVKIGRTHLMDATPLTLGQEFSGYVSQLDHGLKSLNNSLDHLSELALGGTAVGTGINTPEGYAQKVAEYIAKFTELPFRTAENKFEALAAHDALVETHAALKQLAVSLNKIANDIRLMASGPRSGIGEILIPANEPGSSIMPGKVNPTQCEALTMVCAQVIGNDVAVSVGGTQGHYELNVFKPVMAANLLQSAQLIGDACVSFDEHCAAGIEPNHTRIKELLNNSLMLVTALNTKIGYYKAAEIANTAHKNGTTLKEEAVNLGYLTAEEFDEWVKPEDMVGSLK; encoded by the coding sequence ATGGAATACAGAATAGAAAAAGATACTATGGGAGAGGTAAGGGTCCCTGCCGACAAGCTTTGGGGAGCCCAGACCGAACGCTCGAGGAATAATTTTAAAATAGGGCCTTCTGCCTCCATGCCGCTGGAGATCATATACGGGTTTGCCTATCTCAAAAAGGCCGCGGCATATACCAACTGTGAACTGGGCGTACTGCCCGAAGAAAAAAGAGACCTTATTGCCAGGGCCTGTGATGAAATACTGGAGGGAAAACACGATGAACAGTTTCCCCTAGTGATATGGCAAACGGGCTCCGGAACACAGAGCAACATGAACACAAACGAGGTTATAGCGAACCGGGCACACCAGCTGGCGGGAAAAACAATTGGCGAAGGCGAAAAAACCCTGCAACCCAACGACGATGTCAATAAATCGCAGTCGTCCAATGATACTTTCCCTACCGGGATGCACATTGCCATTTACAAAAAGATCGTGGAAGTCACCATTCCCGGGGTCACACGACTGCGCGACACCCTGAAGAAAAAATCGGAGGCCCTGAAAGATGTGGTAAAAATAGGTCGTACCCACCTTATGGATGCTACCCCCCTTACCCTCGGACAGGAATTTTCGGGCTATGTTTCTCAACTGGACCACGGCCTTAAATCACTGAACAACAGCCTGGACCACCTGTCTGAACTCGCTTTGGGAGGAACTGCGGTAGGAACAGGGATCAATACCCCGGAGGGCTATGCCCAAAAAGTAGCGGAGTACATTGCAAAGTTCACCGAGCTCCCCTTCAGAACCGCAGAAAACAAGTTCGAGGCCCTGGCCGCACACGACGCCCTTGTGGAAACACATGCCGCATTGAAACAGCTTGCCGTTTCCCTTAATAAAATAGCCAATGATATCCGTCTTATGGCTTCCGGTCCGCGTTCCGGTATCGGAGAAATCCTTATCCCGGCCAATGAGCCCGGAAGTTCCATAATGCCCGGCAAGGTTAACCCGACCCAGTGCGAAGCCCTTACCATGGTATGCGCACAGGTTATAGGCAATGACGTAGCCGTATCCGTAGGGGGCACACAGGGACATTACGAACTGAACGTATTCAAACCCGTTATGGCCGCCAACCTGTTGCAGTCTGCCCAATTAATAGGGGATGCATGCGTAAGTTTCGACGAACACTGCGCTGCCGGTATTGAACCCAACCACACCAGGATAAAGGAACTATTGAACAACTCCCTGATGTTGGTTACCGCTCTCAATACGAAAATAGGTTATTACAAAGCCGCCGAAATAGCCAATACGGCACACAAAAACGGTACGACCCTCAAAGAAGAAGCGGTCAACCTCGGATACCTTACCGCCGAGGAGTTCGACGAATGGGTAAAACCGGAAGACATGGTAGGCTCATTAAAGTAA
- a CDS encoding DUF4377 domain-containing protein, which produces MKNFLLLSMVALIFLSGCSNDDGQPRTTDMRINHYRGTGTGEGLFLTYLVQEGEDIGTDNWSNFYSSIEGFSYEPGYIYDLSVTVERIDNPPADGSSYDYMLKEIISKEKVDDETVFNVYLKSGQQSFITGNSDSDYKILNQIEIDCAELCEELDENIQNRDKVVGVFRHLQNNRIQLVGFE; this is translated from the coding sequence ATGAAAAATTTTTTACTCCTGTCGATGGTGGCTTTGATATTTTTATCGGGTTGTTCTAATGATGACGGTCAACCCCGGACCACAGATATGCGAATAAATCATTATCGGGGTACAGGTACGGGTGAAGGCCTTTTTCTGACCTATCTGGTACAGGAGGGCGAAGATATAGGAACAGATAACTGGAGCAATTTTTATTCGTCTATTGAAGGTTTTAGTTATGAACCGGGATATATTTACGATCTTTCTGTAACAGTGGAACGTATTGATAATCCTCCTGCTGATGGCAGTTCGTATGATTATATGTTAAAGGAAATCATTTCAAAGGAAAAGGTTGACGATGAAACTGTGTTCAATGTTTATTTAAAGTCGGGTCAACAAAGTTTTATTACCGGAAATTCGGATTCGGACTATAAAATTTTAAATCAGATAGAGATTGATTGTGCGGAGTTATGTGAAGAATTGGATGAAAACATTCAGAACCGGGATAAAGTTGTAGGAGTGTTCAGGCATCTTCAAAATAACAGGATACAATTAGTCGGATTTGAGTAA
- a CDS encoding M14 metallopeptidase family protein produces MNTRYALYLICCLFIFTASVTAQELKSPSEFLGYAPGSRFTRHHRVIAYYRHLAEAAPDRVKLQTYGATHEHRELIMCYISAPENISGLETIRKAHLESVRGNNNNDKAIVWMSYNVHGNESVSTEASMQTAYDLLTEKQQWLENTIVIIDPCVNPDGRDRYVNWYNQFANSPNNIDPDSKEHHEPWLNGRPNHYMFDLNRDWAWLTQKESRQRVKVFNQWLPHVHVDFHEQSINAPYYFAPGAEPLHEVITDWQKEFQATIGKNHARYFDANGWFYFTKEVFDLLYPSYGDTYPMYNGSIGMTYEQGGSGRAGLGVLTVTRDTLTLKDRLDHHYTTGISTVEIASRNAEKLNEEFRKFYTKKDFKYKNYVMSGNPDHTKALTRLLDKHRITYRFARQATVKGYHYATGEQGSLKTSEGDLVIPANQVKGTLVQVLFEPTTQLNDSLTYDITAWALPYAYGLQAVATRTETIPLLDEEQPAKDTLSVAPDPEAYAYISDWNSMKDARFLTALMNAGIRVRYSEKPFSVAGKEFERGSLIITRGDNSAHKGFVQQLSDITEQYEKEIIATPTGYVDQGRDFGSSSVKMIPEVKAGLLSGKPTSTLNVGEIWHFFEQQLQYPITLLDTDYFNFSRLSGYDVLILPEGSYGEFLDEEKKDRLKNWVKNGGKLIVIGNALHALKDDKDFGLKEKQQDTTSLKKNTTPYTTWEREKLKDNITGAIYKVNVDRTHPLAFGYPDTYFSLKRGNNAFQLLDEGNVAYLGDRGDPISGFAGSEARKKIANTLVYGVHRHGKGNVIYMVDNPLFRGFWENGKLFFVNALFMVH; encoded by the coding sequence ATGAATACCCGTTACGCGCTTTATCTTATTTGTTGTCTTTTCATTTTCACCGCTTCCGTAACAGCCCAGGAACTGAAATCTCCTTCGGAATTCCTGGGGTATGCACCGGGATCGCGTTTCACCAGGCACCACCGTGTAATAGCGTATTACAGGCACCTGGCAGAAGCTGCTCCCGACAGGGTAAAACTGCAAACCTACGGAGCGACCCATGAACACAGGGAGCTTATAATGTGTTACATTTCCGCTCCCGAAAACATTTCCGGTCTGGAAACGATCAGGAAAGCCCATCTGGAATCTGTTCGAGGTAACAACAATAACGACAAAGCCATCGTATGGATGAGTTATAATGTTCACGGTAACGAAAGTGTGAGTACCGAAGCCTCCATGCAAACCGCATACGACCTCCTTACAGAAAAACAACAGTGGCTTGAAAACACCATAGTGATCATAGATCCCTGCGTGAATCCCGACGGGCGTGACCGCTACGTCAACTGGTACAACCAGTTCGCCAATTCACCCAATAACATCGACCCGGACAGCAAGGAACACCACGAGCCCTGGCTCAATGGCCGTCCAAATCACTATATGTTTGACCTCAACCGCGACTGGGCCTGGCTTACCCAGAAGGAAAGCAGGCAGCGGGTAAAGGTGTTTAACCAATGGCTCCCCCACGTGCATGTCGACTTCCACGAACAAAGCATAAATGCCCCCTATTACTTCGCCCCCGGTGCCGAGCCCCTTCACGAGGTTATCACCGACTGGCAAAAGGAATTCCAGGCCACCATAGGCAAGAACCACGCCCGGTATTTTGACGCCAACGGATGGTTTTACTTTACCAAGGAGGTCTTTGACCTGCTCTATCCCAGTTACGGCGACACCTATCCCATGTATAACGGCAGTATAGGAATGACCTATGAACAGGGCGGAAGCGGCAGGGCCGGTCTCGGGGTACTCACCGTTACCAGAGACACCCTGACCCTGAAAGACCGTCTGGACCATCACTACACCACCGGGATCTCTACCGTGGAAATAGCATCGCGCAATGCCGAAAAGCTGAATGAGGAATTCAGGAAGTTCTACACAAAAAAGGATTTTAAATACAAAAACTATGTCATGAGCGGCAACCCGGATCACACCAAAGCTCTCACCCGGTTGCTGGATAAACACCGGATAACATACCGTTTTGCCCGACAGGCAACGGTTAAAGGATACCATTACGCTACTGGGGAACAAGGCAGTCTGAAAACCTCCGAAGGCGATCTTGTTATTCCCGCCAACCAGGTTAAGGGTACCTTGGTGCAGGTGTTGTTCGAACCCACTACGCAGCTCAACGACTCTCTCACCTATGATATTACCGCATGGGCCCTCCCTTATGCCTACGGACTTCAAGCTGTAGCTACCCGAACAGAAACCATTCCGCTACTTGATGAAGAACAACCGGCGAAAGACACGCTTTCCGTTGCACCCGATCCCGAAGCATATGCCTATATCAGCGACTGGAACAGCATGAAAGATGCCCGTTTCCTCACCGCACTTATGAATGCAGGCATCCGGGTACGCTACAGTGAAAAGCCGTTTTCCGTTGCCGGAAAGGAATTTGAACGGGGCAGTCTTATTATCACACGCGGCGATAATTCCGCTCACAAGGGATTTGTACAACAGCTTTCGGACATTACAGAACAATACGAAAAGGAGATTATTGCAACCCCTACCGGATATGTCGACCAGGGCAGGGACTTCGGTTCCTCCTCCGTAAAAATGATCCCGGAGGTAAAAGCAGGGCTCTTATCCGGTAAACCTACCTCCACCCTGAATGTAGGTGAAATATGGCACTTTTTTGAACAGCAGCTTCAGTATCCCATAACCCTTCTTGATACCGATTACTTCAATTTCAGTCGTCTGTCCGGATATGATGTCCTGATACTTCCCGAGGGCAGTTACGGGGAATTTTTAGACGAAGAAAAGAAGGACCGGTTGAAAAACTGGGTAAAAAACGGCGGAAAACTGATCGTCATCGGCAATGCACTCCACGCTCTTAAAGACGACAAGGATTTTGGCCTTAAAGAGAAACAACAGGATACAACGAGCCTGAAAAAAAACACCACACCCTACACTACCTGGGAAAGGGAAAAACTCAAAGATAATATTACGGGCGCCATATACAAGGTGAACGTAGACCGTACCCATCCCCTGGCTTTCGGCTATCCTGACACGTATTTTTCCCTGAAGCGCGGCAACAATGCATTTCAGCTACTCGATGAAGGAAATGTAGCTTACCTGGGCGACCGCGGCGACCCCATTTCAGGCTTTGCAGGCAGCGAGGCCCGGAAAAAAATAGCCAACACCCTGGTCTACGGCGTACATAGACACGGTAAGGGAAATGTAATCTATATGGTAGATAATCCTCTGTTTCGTGGGTTCTGGGAAAACGGGAAACTGTTTTTTGTCAATGCCCTTTTTATGGTACATTAA
- a CDS encoding multidrug effflux MFS transporter — protein MTKKQQQVLIVILGFIAAIGPFSIDMYLPGFPAIAKDLETDDAHVSLTLTTYFIGISVGQLAYGPLMDRFGRKKPLLIGLVIYAIAAIGCALSPDVWWLIGMRLVLALGGCVGMVACSAIIRDRFSANEVARAFSSILLVMGVAPVVAPTLGGVFTEYFGWRSIFVFLLVIAVLLIVIIYFFLEESKGEDHEVSLKVGKIARNYLVVLSNTDFVVYGLAGSIAMAIMFAYISGIPFILMKIYGVSETTFGWMFGLNACGFIAGSQLNRFLLKRHSLIALTRKTSFIQLIVTSLLLAGVWNFELPLPVFATLLFFILFLLGFINPNATALSLEPFVSGNVGSASAMNGSFKMGAGAAISALMGVFHDGTVFPMVMMAFVLALISFLLLLLTGRKSRRVEERVYADKE, from the coding sequence ATGACGAAGAAACAACAACAGGTTCTCATTGTTATATTGGGGTTTATTGCTGCCATAGGGCCCTTTTCGATTGATATGTACCTTCCGGGGTTTCCTGCCATTGCGAAAGACCTGGAGACGGATGATGCCCATGTATCGCTGACCCTTACCACCTATTTTATCGGTATATCCGTAGGACAACTTGCTTATGGTCCTTTGATGGACCGTTTCGGGAGGAAAAAACCATTGCTCATAGGACTGGTGATCTATGCCATAGCTGCAATAGGCTGTGCATTGTCTCCCGACGTATGGTGGCTGATAGGGATGCGGCTCGTGCTGGCCCTGGGGGGATGTGTGGGGATGGTAGCGTGCAGTGCCATTATCCGGGACCGTTTTTCGGCCAACGAAGTCGCCCGGGCCTTTTCTTCCATTTTACTGGTCATGGGGGTAGCGCCTGTGGTGGCGCCTACGCTGGGCGGAGTATTCACCGAGTATTTCGGCTGGCGTTCCATTTTTGTATTCCTCCTTGTCATCGCAGTATTGCTCATCGTGATTATATATTTCTTTCTCGAAGAAAGTAAAGGGGAAGACCATGAGGTGTCCCTGAAGGTCGGGAAAATTGCCCGGAATTATCTGGTTGTGCTCAGTAATACCGATTTTGTGGTATACGGACTGGCAGGCAGTATTGCCATGGCCATTATGTTCGCTTATATTTCCGGGATACCGTTTATTCTGATGAAGATATACGGGGTTTCGGAAACAACTTTCGGATGGATGTTCGGGCTCAATGCCTGCGGATTTATTGCGGGGAGCCAGCTCAACAGGTTTTTGTTAAAACGCCACAGCCTGATTGCGCTTACCCGGAAGACTTCATTCATCCAGTTGATCGTAACATCACTTTTGCTGGCCGGAGTATGGAATTTTGAGCTTCCGCTCCCGGTTTTTGCTACGCTTTTGTTTTTTATATTGTTTTTGCTGGGCTTTATAAACCCCAATGCCACGGCCCTTTCGCTGGAACCTTTCGTATCGGGTAATGTGGGGTCTGCTTCAGCCATGAACGGTAGTTTTAAAATGGGGGCAGGAGCGGCAATTTCGGCATTAATGGGGGTTTTTCACGATGGAACTGTATTCCCGATGGTGATGATGGCATTTGTCCTGGCACTGATCTCGTTTTTACTGCTGCTTTTGACCGGGAGAAAATCCCGCCGGGTAGAGGAAAGGGTATATGCAGATAAGGAATAA